A window of [Ruminococcus] lactaris ATCC 29176 genomic DNA:
AGAGGGAAAATATCATCTGTGCGGTGGTGGAGTGAATCTTTCAAATTATGAAAGTAATTATAATACACAGTCAGAAGCCTGGAATAATGAGGCAGTAACTTTTTCGGAGAATAAGACATTAACCAATAAGATGATCAATAGTTCCAATAACTATTCTTATGGAAATGAAGTGGAGTATATCATTTATGGAAATTCCAATGAAAAAAATAAAAAATCAGCGTATGGAACTATTTTTGCTATCCGGTATGCCTTGAATCTGCCGCCGGAATTTCAGGAAAATTGGAATGATGGTACATTAAGTGGTATGGCGATTGCAATAGAGAGTGCTTCCAGTGGTATTATTCCTGCTCCGTTATTTAAGTTAGTTGTAGTTTTAGGATTAACGGCAGCAGAGACTGCAAGTGATATGCAATACTTAAAAAATAGAATGCCGGTGGAATTAGTAAAAAATAAAGATCAGTTGACATGGACTTATGCAGGATATAGCGAAAAAGCAGTTTCTGGAAAAGGGTTCTTTTACAGTGATTATCTGAAACTGATTTTATTTACAAAATTAACAGGCAATAATGAATACGCGGTATATGCCAGAATTGCTGATGTTATACAGGCAAATATGGGACAAAAGATCAGTAATAATTCCGGTTTTGTTATGAAAAAAGCGAATGTCTATTATTCAGCAGAAGCAAATTTAAAGGTAGAGCCATTAATGTTAAATCTGCCGCTTACATCGGATTATTCAGGAAGTGTATCAGATGGAATTATCGGACAGATAAAATATAAGGCATACAAAGGCTATTAAAAGAGGAGAAAGTGAAAATGAGGAAGAAAATTTTAGTTAGTTTATTAATTGCAGTAAGTGTGACCTGCTTTTCAGGATGCGGCAGTAGTTCTGACCAGGGAAGTAATACAAAAGAAGAAGTTGTAACAAAGAAGAAGTTGTAACAAAGAAGGATGCAGATGAAAAAAATGAGGATGATGTGACATTTGATTATTATGAGCTAGTATAATCCACTTTAAATAACAAACTATTTTAATTCACATTCCTATTATGGTATAATTGAACCATCGGAGGTGCCAATTATGCCTAATACAATTAAAACTATTTCTTTAACAGACGATGATAAATCTTACTTAAATAAACTGCTGACTCAGAGCACTTTGGAAATTCGCGTTTATCAACGTGCTAGGATCCTTCTGCTCAAATCTGAGGGTGCATCTAACGAAGCAATTGCTGACAAACTGGATATTGGAATCAGTGTGGTAAAACGTTGTCTTAACAAATTTAAAGAGAACGGTGTTGAAGCTTCTTTACGTGATAACAAAGGCCGTGGAAGAAAAACGGAAATCACCGATGACGATATCACCTGGGTAATCAGTAAAGCCTGCCAAAAACCGAAGGATTACGGCTATTCTGCTGAATTCTGGTATCCCATGAGTTTCAGGAAATTCATCAACTCTATAGCAGAAACGGAAGGGCATCCTCGTATGGCAACAGTAGCTGAAACAACGCTTCGGAAAATTCTGAGCAATGCAAGGATCAAACCGTTTCAGGTGTCCTATTACTGCGAAAGACGGGATCCTGAGTTTGATGCAAAAATGCATGATGTCCTTGTTATCTACAAGCAGATTGAAATGCAGTTTGACAAGGATGGAAAACTGATTCCCTTTGAGAAAGATGCCGTACATACCCTGTCTTATGATGAAAAGCCAGGAATTCAGGCAATTGCTACCACAGGTGAAGACCGTCCACCGATTCCGAATACAGATAAAAGGAATGGCTATCAGCGAGAT
This region includes:
- a CDS encoding DUF5702 domain-containing protein, with translation MNMFSYDTFEKEGKYHLCGGGVNLSNYESNYNTQSEAWNNEAVTFSENKTLTNKMINSSNNYSYGNEVEYIIYGNSNEKNKKSAYGTIFAIRYALNLPPEFQENWNDGTLSGMAIAIESASSGIIPAPLFKLVVVLGLTAAETASDMQYLKNRMPVELVKNKDQLTWTYAGYSEKAVSGKGFFYSDYLKLILFTKLTGNNEYAVYARIADVIQANMGQKISNNSGFVMKKANVYYSAEANLKVEPLMLNLPLTSDYSGSVSDGIIGQIKYKAYKGY
- a CDS encoding IS630 family transposase, with protein sequence MPNTIKTISLTDDDKSYLNKLLTQSTLEIRVYQRARILLLKSEGASNEAIADKLDIGISVVKRCLNKFKENGVEASLRDNKGRGRKTEITDDDITWVISKACQKPKDYGYSAEFWYPMSFRKFINSIAETEGHPRMATVAETTLRKILSNARIKPFQVSYYCERRDPEFDAKMHDVLVIYKQIEMQFDKDGKLIPFEKDAVHTLSYDEKPGIQAIATTGEDRPPIPNTDKRNGYQRDYEYVRLGTLSLLAAIDLLSGEAIPLVSETHKSSDFVTFLKKLDEKYPKGDMIRIILDNHSAHTSKETQEYLNTVSGRFEFVFTPKHGSWLNMIEGFFSKMTKQMLGGIRVESKKELEDRIYRYFDEINKEPVPYKWTYKMDTIDLSQEDIDSIVYEVVNAKAASAENKNKKAPKPISRKRKSI